The Bremerella alba genome includes a window with the following:
- a CDS encoding cation:proton antiporter — protein MDPLEILALNLIIILAAGFISGAFCRFYHLSTIVGYLVVGAIIGNGGLQILQAENHDLKHLAEMGALFLLFSIGTEISWEELKHVGPWILIAGFIQLIAVSVPASFLFVLIGIPWQGAALLGAAVALSSTVLVFRALHELNVASSPAGLRSVGILLFQDMAIVPLMLAVPLLAATGKNSSFEFIRLAIVSLLFVTTIPVLAYVTRRFALPLFSLLRSRELLLLFALALLGGGCFVAHMLGLPAAFGAFGAGLILGGNRFTQQVDALTLPFRESFAAVFFISLGGLLDIQSLLRDPMLVLIGFPLIIAVKTLGAGLALRLSGMKWKVALLMGLGVSQVGELSFLLLSEGMEAELINGSHYNQMLVLAIGTMILTPSLIKWGVRKLGDEPELHTKKEEKPIEARERIREAVIIGVGPVARQVASRIETSGAEVRFIDLNSVNTYPLVQAGFRAVTGDATKRKTLEEAEIAHANLALVAVPDDEASVQIVKSIRAMNRHCTILARCRYQRNRERLHLVGADYVTDEESQTALMLIGMIEKLAESESF, from the coding sequence GTGGACCCGCTTGAAATCCTGGCACTCAACCTGATTATTATCCTCGCAGCAGGCTTCATTTCTGGTGCGTTCTGTCGTTTTTACCACCTTTCGACGATCGTAGGCTACCTGGTCGTTGGGGCCATCATCGGCAATGGCGGGTTGCAGATCTTGCAGGCCGAGAACCACGATCTGAAGCATCTCGCGGAAATGGGAGCGTTATTCCTCTTGTTTTCGATCGGGACCGAAATCTCGTGGGAAGAACTAAAGCACGTTGGGCCGTGGATTTTGATCGCCGGCTTTATTCAGTTGATTGCGGTAAGCGTGCCGGCCAGCTTTTTGTTCGTGTTAATCGGAATTCCCTGGCAAGGAGCCGCGCTTTTGGGGGCGGCCGTGGCGCTCAGTTCGACGGTGCTCGTATTCCGTGCGCTGCATGAGCTGAATGTCGCTTCTTCGCCGGCCGGGTTGCGCAGCGTGGGGATCCTGCTGTTTCAAGACATGGCGATTGTTCCTTTGATGCTGGCCGTTCCGTTGCTGGCAGCTACCGGCAAAAACTCTAGTTTCGAGTTTATCCGACTGGCCATCGTTTCGCTTTTGTTTGTCACTACGATCCCGGTCCTCGCGTATGTCACGCGTCGATTTGCATTGCCTCTTTTTTCACTGCTCCGCAGTCGCGAGTTGCTTTTGCTCTTCGCGTTGGCGCTGCTGGGGGGCGGCTGCTTTGTGGCCCATATGCTGGGGCTTCCCGCCGCGTTTGGGGCCTTTGGTGCCGGGCTGATCCTCGGGGGAAATCGCTTCACGCAGCAGGTTGACGCGCTGACGCTACCGTTTCGCGAAAGTTTCGCGGCGGTGTTCTTTATCTCGCTCGGTGGGCTGCTCGATATTCAGTCCTTGCTTCGTGATCCGATGCTGGTGCTGATCGGGTTCCCTTTGATCATCGCCGTGAAAACCCTCGGAGCAGGGCTCGCATTGAGGCTCTCAGGGATGAAATGGAAGGTCGCCTTGCTGATGGGCTTGGGCGTTTCGCAGGTCGGCGAATTGAGCTTTCTGCTTTTGTCGGAAGGAATGGAAGCCGAACTCATTAATGGTTCGCACTATAACCAAATGTTGGTGCTGGCCATCGGAACGATGATACTGACCCCCAGTTTGATCAAATGGGGTGTTCGTAAGCTAGGAGACGAACCGGAACTGCATACCAAGAAGGAAGAAAAGCCAATCGAGGCCCGCGAGCGGATTCGTGAGGCGGTGATTATTGGCGTGGGGCCGGTCGCGCGGCAGGTGGCTTCCCGCATCGAGACCTCGGGAGCTGAAGTCCGTTTTATCGATCTGAATTCGGTAAATACGTATCCCCTAGTGCAAGCCGGTTTCCGGGCCGTCACCGGCGATGCCACCAAACGCAAAACGCTGGAAGAAGCCGAGATCGCCCATGCCAACCTGGCATTGGTGGCCGTGCCAGATGACGAAGCATCGGTGCAGATCGTCAAGTCAATCCGGGCAATGAACCGCCACTGCACTATCCTGGCCCGCTGCCGCTATCAGCGCAACCGAGAACGTCTACACCTGGTGGGGGCCGACTACGTCACCGACGAAGAATCGCAAACGGCTTTGATGCTGATCGGGATGATTGAGAAGCTGGCCGAGAGTGAGTCTTTTTAA
- a CDS encoding RrF2 family transcriptional regulator produces the protein MTVSAKTEYACIAMIELAARFEAGQPARLREIVEAQGIPQPFLVQIMAQLKAAGLVLTSRGAAGGYRLAHSPDRITLADIFQVIEGGGDQTESNLQKPTPATEALCGVWGQICQARTKILEEVTLANLAARVAEQPDEMFYI, from the coding sequence ATGACCGTCTCGGCGAAAACCGAATACGCGTGCATCGCGATGATTGAACTGGCGGCCCGGTTTGAAGCCGGTCAGCCGGCTCGTCTGCGCGAGATCGTCGAGGCTCAGGGGATTCCGCAGCCGTTTCTCGTGCAGATTATGGCCCAACTCAAAGCGGCCGGTTTGGTGCTGACATCGCGCGGCGCCGCCGGCGGCTATCGGTTAGCCCACTCTCCGGATCGCATCACGTTGGCCGATATCTTTCAGGTCATCGAAGGTGGGGGCGACCAGACCGAATCGAACCTGCAAAAGCCAACCCCAGCAACCGAAGCGCTGTGCGGCGTGTGGGGGCAAATCTGCCAGGCACGCACAAAGATTCTGGAAGAGGTTACACTAGCGAACCTGGCGGCGCGCGTCGCCGAACAACCCGACGAAATGTTTTACATCTAG
- the ribA gene encoding GTP cyclohydrolase II encodes MSHRFSTVQAAVDAIKAGKVIIVVDAEDRENEGDFVAAAEKTTPEVVNFMITQGRGLLCAACLPDVCERLELTPLVENNNAPLRTAFTTPIDHINAKTGITAKERSETIMSMVDENSTVDDFVRPGHVYPLLAKEGGVLRRAGHTEASVDLARMAGLTPASSLCEILNEEGDRASRDELLDIAEKYDLEIISIEQLISHRRVNEKLVERGAEAKLPTSFGDFDIIVYDVKYETQEPVAIAMGDLSSVEAPLVRLHSSCFTGDLINSLRCDCGDQLKMALQKISEEGVGALIYLPQEGRGIGLKAKIRAYALQDQGLDTVEANHALGFKSDMRDYGVGIQILKDLGLSKIRLLTNNPKKTDAFIYGGFDLEVVDQVPIHPEPNEHNQKYLDTKRDKMGHQLP; translated from the coding sequence GTGAGCCACCGATTTTCCACCGTGCAAGCGGCCGTCGATGCGATCAAAGCTGGCAAAGTGATCATTGTTGTCGACGCCGAAGATCGCGAGAACGAAGGTGATTTCGTCGCCGCTGCCGAGAAAACGACCCCCGAAGTGGTGAATTTCATGATCACCCAGGGACGTGGCCTTCTGTGTGCGGCCTGCCTGCCGGATGTTTGCGAGCGGCTCGAACTGACGCCGTTAGTCGAGAACAACAACGCCCCACTTCGTACCGCATTCACGACACCCATCGACCACATCAACGCCAAGACGGGTATCACGGCCAAAGAGCGTTCGGAAACGATCATGTCGATGGTCGACGAAAACTCGACCGTCGACGACTTCGTCCGGCCAGGGCACGTCTATCCGCTGCTGGCCAAAGAAGGGGGCGTCCTGCGTCGCGCGGGACATACAGAAGCCTCGGTCGATCTGGCTCGCATGGCAGGCCTCACGCCGGCTAGTTCGTTGTGCGAAATCCTCAACGAAGAGGGTGACCGGGCCTCGCGTGACGAGCTGCTCGACATCGCCGAGAAGTACGACCTTGAGATCATCTCGATCGAGCAGCTCATTTCTCATCGACGCGTCAACGAGAAACTGGTCGAACGCGGCGCAGAAGCCAAGCTGCCGACCTCCTTCGGCGATTTCGACATCATCGTCTACGACGTGAAATATGAAACGCAGGAACCAGTGGCCATCGCCATGGGAGACCTCTCTTCGGTCGAAGCCCCGCTGGTTCGCCTGCACAGCAGCTGCTTCACCGGCGACCTGATCAACTCTTTGCGCTGCGATTGTGGCGACCAGTTGAAGATGGCCCTGCAAAAGATCAGCGAAGAAGGTGTCGGCGCCCTGATCTACCTACCCCAAGAAGGACGCGGCATCGGCCTGAAAGCGAAGATTCGCGCGTATGCCCTACAAGACCAAGGGCTCGATACGGTCGAAGCCAACCACGCGTTAGGCTTTAAGAGCGACATGCGCGACTACGGGGTCGGCATCCAAATCTTGAAGGACCTGGGGCTGTCTAAGATCCGCTTGCTGACCAACAATCCGAAGAAAACCGACGCATTCATCTACGGCGGCTTCGACCTGGAAGTGGTCGACCAGGTTCCGATTCACCCAGAACCGAACGAACACAATCAGAAGTATTTGGACACGAAGCGAGACAAGATGGGGCATCAGCTGCCGTAG
- a CDS encoding phosphoadenylyl-sulfate reductase codes for MSITSLTSVVPMEVNAMSAGEVTPEQQTTSEMLQPTPELMAELAEASARLETASPEEIIRWGAERFGMKLTMGTAFGPEGCVILYLLSQVAPETPVFNLDTGYQFQETLDVRDQIREKFGIDVKLLKPEHTVEQYEQIHGGPLYKSNPTQCCFDRKIKVLKRGAAGNHAWISAIRRDQSEDRAKSSIVGWDKKFGLVKINPLANQTKSWVWGMITDHGVPYNVLHDQGFTSVGCWPCTRAVLAGEDERAGRWSGTGKTECGLHTMEDDSPNA; via the coding sequence ATGTCAATAACTAGCCTTACCTCGGTAGTCCCGATGGAAGTGAATGCCATGTCGGCCGGTGAAGTAACTCCAGAACAGCAAACAACTTCCGAAATGCTTCAGCCCACGCCAGAGCTGATGGCAGAGTTGGCGGAAGCCTCGGCGCGGTTGGAAACGGCCAGCCCGGAAGAGATCATCCGCTGGGGCGCCGAGCGTTTCGGCATGAAGTTGACTATGGGCACCGCCTTTGGGCCTGAAGGGTGTGTCATCCTTTACCTGCTTTCCCAGGTTGCCCCGGAGACCCCGGTTTTCAATCTCGACACGGGCTACCAGTTCCAGGAAACGCTCGACGTCCGCGATCAGATTCGCGAGAAGTTCGGCATCGATGTCAAATTGCTCAAGCCGGAACACACGGTCGAGCAGTACGAGCAAATTCACGGCGGGCCACTTTATAAGTCCAACCCCACGCAGTGCTGCTTCGATCGCAAGATCAAAGTCCTCAAGCGGGGAGCAGCCGGCAATCATGCTTGGATTAGTGCGATTCGCCGCGATCAAAGCGAAGACCGGGCCAAGTCTAGCATTGTGGGTTGGGATAAGAAGTTTGGCCTGGTGAAGATCAACCCGCTGGCCAACCAAACCAAGAGTTGGGTTTGGGGAATGATCACCGACCACGGCGTCCCGTACAACGTTTTGCACGACCAAGGTTTTACCAGTGTCGGCTGCTGGCCGTGCACGCGAGCCGTGCTCGCTGGCGAAGACGAACGTGCCGGTCGATGGAGCGGTACCGGTAAGACCGAGTGCGGTTTACATACCATGGAAGACGATAGCCCCAACGCGTAG
- a CDS encoding alpha/beta hydrolase, whose protein sequence is MAVWKTIFVAVFTFAVLVGPAVAENPAVRLVPNQVFAEREDKTLKADLYLPPGEGPFPAILMIHGGAWAGGSRSHMTTHAIYLANHGYAVAAITYRFAPNHRFPAQLEDCQAALNWLVEHADEFQIDTERVGGWGYSAGGHLACLVGAIEAEKGPSAPQLKAVVAGGAPCDFTNEPPRSERLKFFLGGSRADVPSTYKEASPLSHVTAKCPPIFFFHGTNDSVVPIRNAEVMYDKLSTLGIPTTFYKSQGRGHLTTFIDPQAKREALKFLDGHLKLGKS, encoded by the coding sequence GTGGCTGTCTGGAAAACAATATTCGTTGCAGTTTTTACTTTCGCGGTCTTGGTTGGCCCTGCGGTAGCTGAAAATCCGGCCGTCCGGCTCGTGCCTAATCAGGTTTTCGCCGAGCGCGAAGACAAGACCCTTAAAGCCGATCTGTACCTCCCCCCAGGCGAAGGGCCGTTCCCGGCGATTCTTATGATTCATGGCGGGGCCTGGGCAGGGGGTTCGCGCAGTCATATGACGACGCATGCCATCTATCTGGCCAATCATGGCTACGCGGTAGCGGCAATTACGTATCGTTTTGCCCCGAATCACCGGTTTCCGGCTCAGTTAGAAGACTGCCAGGCCGCGCTTAACTGGTTGGTCGAGCATGCCGACGAGTTCCAGATCGACACCGAAAGAGTGGGGGGCTGGGGCTATTCAGCCGGAGGCCATCTGGCCTGTCTTGTGGGGGCGATCGAGGCCGAGAAGGGGCCTAGTGCGCCTCAACTGAAAGCCGTTGTCGCCGGCGGGGCTCCGTGCGATTTCACGAACGAACCACCCCGTAGCGAACGGCTGAAGTTCTTCCTCGGCGGTTCGCGTGCAGATGTCCCGAGCACCTATAAAGAAGCGTCGCCCCTTTCTCATGTGACGGCCAAGTGTCCTCCGATTTTCTTTTTTCATGGGACCAACGATAGTGTCGTTCCCATACGAAATGCCGAGGTCATGTACGACAAGCTGTCCACCTTGGGCATCCCCACAACCTTCTATAAATCGCAGGGGCGCGGGCACCTGACCACGTTCATCGATCCCCAGGCCAAACGAGAGGCATTGAAATTCCTGGACGGACATCTCAAACTCGGGAAGTCGTAA
- a CDS encoding co-chaperone GroES has product MATATKKKASSTKQRLQPLGDRVVVRRDELEEKTAGGIFLPETAKNKPSRGVVVSVGNGRLLEDGSRSPLQVKEGDKVVFSMYAGSDTFTVADEEVILLREDDILAVVEG; this is encoded by the coding sequence ATGGCAACGGCTACGAAAAAGAAGGCTTCGAGCACCAAGCAACGTTTGCAGCCCCTGGGCGACCGCGTTGTCGTCCGTCGCGACGAGCTGGAAGAAAAGACCGCAGGCGGGATCTTCCTGCCAGAAACCGCTAAGAACAAGCCATCGCGTGGCGTGGTCGTGAGCGTTGGCAATGGTCGTCTGTTAGAAGATGGCAGCCGCAGCCCACTGCAAGTGAAAGAAGGCGACAAGGTTGTTTTCAGCATGTACGCCGGTAGCGATACCTTCACCGTCGCCGACGAAGAAGTCATCTTGCTCCGCGAAGACGACATTTTGGCCGTCGTCGAAGGCTAG
- a CDS encoding Gfo/Idh/MocA family protein, with the protein MIKVGIVGVGFMSWIHYLAYQKVRGMSVAGFCSRDVKKQKGDWRNIKGNFGPPGEQIDVSKLNVCGTLDELLADDSIDMIDICLPPALHEEATIAALKAGKHVLVEKPIALSPAAAKRMQKAADKSGKLLLTAHVLPFFAEFNFALEAARSGKFGKLLGGHFKRLINDPTWIPDFYNLEKVGGPLLDLHIHDAHFIRLMFGMPTNVTSSGRMRGDCVEYCTTQFGFADQSYVVTATSGVLHQAARSFTHGFEIHYENATLLMDFAVIDDAPVAAMPLTVLPKKGKSKQPKLKGGDPVDSFAAELKEVQKSIESGTPSDILGGELAVDALVLCQKQADSVAKGKTVRV; encoded by the coding sequence ATGATCAAAGTTGGCATCGTTGGCGTCGGTTTTATGAGTTGGATTCATTACCTCGCCTACCAGAAGGTTCGAGGGATGAGTGTGGCCGGCTTCTGCTCGCGCGATGTCAAAAAGCAAAAAGGGGATTGGCGGAACATCAAAGGCAACTTCGGACCTCCTGGCGAGCAGATCGATGTCTCGAAGCTAAACGTCTGCGGAACGCTCGACGAGTTGTTGGCCGACGACTCGATCGACATGATCGATATTTGCCTCCCACCGGCATTGCATGAAGAAGCGACCATTGCGGCGCTGAAAGCAGGCAAGCACGTGCTGGTAGAAAAGCCAATCGCGCTGAGCCCTGCCGCTGCCAAGCGGATGCAAAAAGCAGCCGACAAGAGTGGCAAGCTGTTGTTGACCGCCCACGTGCTGCCCTTCTTTGCCGAGTTCAATTTCGCCCTGGAAGCGGCCCGCAGCGGTAAGTTTGGCAAACTGCTGGGCGGACACTTCAAGCGTCTGATCAACGATCCGACCTGGATCCCTGACTTCTATAACCTGGAAAAGGTCGGCGGTCCCCTGCTCGACCTGCACATTCACGACGCCCACTTCATTCGTTTGATGTTCGGCATGCCGACCAACGTGACCAGCAGCGGCCGCATGCGGGGAGACTGCGTAGAATACTGCACCACGCAGTTCGGTTTCGCCGATCAAAGCTACGTCGTCACGGCGACCAGCGGCGTGCTGCATCAAGCGGCTCGCAGCTTCACCCATGGTTTCGAGATCCACTACGAGAATGCCACGTTGCTAATGGACTTCGCAGTGATCGACGATGCCCCGGTGGCGGCCATGCCGCTGACAGTGCTGCCCAAAAAGGGGAAGTCGAAGCAGCCGAAGCTCAAAGGGGGCGACCCGGTCGATTCGTTCGCCGCGGAACTGAAGGAAGTGCAAAAGAGCATTGAATCCGGCACGCCTTCCGATATCTTGGGTGGCGAATTGGCAGTCGATGCGTTGGTACTTTGCCAGAAGCAAGCCGACTCGGTGGCCAAAGGTAAGACGGTTCGCGTTTAA
- the groL gene encoding chaperonin GroEL (60 kDa chaperone family; promotes refolding of misfolded polypeptides especially under stressful conditions; forms two stacked rings of heptamers to form a barrel-shaped 14mer; ends can be capped by GroES; misfolded proteins enter the barrel where they are refolded when GroES binds), with the protein MAKIIAFDQEAREAIRRGVSKLAKAVKTTLGPKGRNVIIQKSFGSPTVTKDGVTVAKEIELEDVYENMGAQMVREVASKTSDVAGDGTTTATLMAEAIFNEGLKAVVSGVNPIQMKSGIEKAVNAITAELNGMSIPIKKKEEMANVGSIASNNDREIGELLADAMEKVGKDGVITVDEGKSLATEVEWVEGMQFDRGYLSPYFVTNPTSMQVELEDAYVLVFEKKISNIKDLVPVLEAVVQQSKPLLIIAEDVDGEALATLVINRLRGTFVCAAVKAPGYGDRRKAMMEDIAILTGGTAIFESLGIKLDNLGLAELGRAKKVIIDKDNTTIIEGAGETQNIKDRIAQIRREIDNSSSDYDKEKLEERLAKLAGGVAKVNVGAATESEMKEKKARVEDALHATRAAAAEGILPGGGVALLRASSKVKADDLTHDEEIGFNIVTRACRAPITTIATNAGKDGSIICEKILDSKGNQGYNALTDTYEDLVKTGVIDPAKVTKTALANAASVAILLLTSDALIAEKPKGEKKGGHSHDDMY; encoded by the coding sequence ATGGCAAAGATCATCGCCTTTGATCAGGAAGCCCGCGAAGCCATCCGTCGCGGCGTATCCAAGTTGGCCAAAGCCGTCAAAACGACGCTCGGCCCCAAGGGTCGTAACGTCATCATCCAGAAATCCTTCGGCAGCCCAACCGTCACCAAAGACGGCGTGACGGTAGCCAAGGAAATCGAACTGGAAGACGTCTATGAAAACATGGGCGCTCAGATGGTTCGTGAAGTTGCCAGCAAGACGAGCGACGTCGCTGGTGACGGTACCACGACTGCCACGCTGATGGCCGAAGCGATCTTCAACGAAGGTCTCAAGGCTGTCGTTTCCGGCGTGAACCCAATTCAGATGAAGTCGGGTATCGAGAAGGCCGTCAACGCCATCACGGCCGAACTCAACGGCATGTCGATTCCGATCAAGAAGAAGGAAGAAATGGCCAACGTTGGCTCCATCGCTTCCAACAACGATCGCGAAATCGGCGAACTGCTGGCCGACGCCATGGAAAAGGTCGGTAAGGACGGCGTCATCACCGTCGACGAAGGCAAGTCGCTTGCCACGGAAGTCGAATGGGTCGAAGGGATGCAGTTCGATCGCGGTTACCTTTCTCCTTACTTCGTCACCAACCCGACCAGCATGCAGGTCGAATTGGAAGACGCCTATGTTCTGGTCTTTGAAAAGAAGATCAGCAACATCAAGGACCTGGTTCCGGTTCTGGAAGCCGTCGTCCAGCAGAGCAAGCCTCTGTTGATCATTGCCGAAGACGTCGATGGCGAAGCCTTGGCAACTTTGGTGATCAACCGCCTGCGTGGCACGTTCGTTTGTGCCGCCGTTAAGGCTCCTGGTTATGGCGACCGCCGCAAGGCCATGATGGAAGACATTGCCATCCTGACCGGTGGTACGGCCATCTTTGAAAGCCTGGGCATCAAGCTCGATAACCTTGGCCTGGCCGAACTCGGTCGTGCTAAGAAGGTGATCATCGACAAGGACAACACCACGATCATCGAAGGTGCTGGCGAAACCCAGAACATCAAAGATCGTATCGCTCAGATCCGTCGCGAAATCGACAATTCGTCCAGCGACTACGACAAGGAAAAGCTGGAAGAACGTCTGGCCAAATTGGCTGGCGGTGTCGCCAAGGTCAACGTCGGTGCTGCGACCGAAAGCGAAATGAAGGAAAAGAAGGCTCGCGTCGAAGACGCACTGCACGCAACCCGTGCCGCTGCCGCTGAAGGTATCCTGCCTGGTGGTGGTGTTGCTCTTCTTCGTGCTTCGTCCAAGGTCAAAGCAGACGACCTGACCCACGACGAAGAAATCGGTTTCAACATCGTTACCCGCGCTTGCCGTGCTCCGATCACCACGATCGCCACCAACGCTGGTAAAGATGGCAGCATCATCTGCGAAAAGATCTTGGACTCGAAGGGCAACCAGGGCTACAACGCTCTGACCGACACCTACGAAGACCTGGTCAAGACTGGCGTCATCGACCCAGCCAAGGTCACCAAGACCGCCCTGGCCAACGCCGCCTCGGTCGCCATCTTGCTGCTAACCAGCGATGCTTTGATCGCTGAAAAGCCAAAGGGCGAAAAGAAGGGTGGCCATAGCCACGACGACATGTACTAA
- a CDS encoding rhamnulokinase yields MSNKTYLAVDLGASSGRVLGGRFDGTKLELEEVHRFENGPVAMAGHLHWDLLRLWQNIKDGLTASGTKFGREISSIGVDTWGVDFALLGRNDELLGNPYHYRDPRTNGMFERAFAQVSREEIFAETGLQFMEINTLYQLLAMRDANSSILESAQSFLMMPDMFHWLLTGEKGNELTNATTSQLFNPVTKQWSQKLIDGFNLPGHIFGDIVDPGTVVGPLRTAVLDQIGLSGTNVVRPGTHDTASAVVAVPAKSSPGKMPNWCYISSGTWSLMGVETPHPIINDQCAEFNYTNEGGVYGTTRLLKNIAGLWLVQECRRIWKQGGHEYGYSDLVRMSQEATPLASFVNPDHPDFAAPQDMPAQLRDFCQRTGQTVPETDGAVIRCVLESLAMRYRVVHRKLQDLTGTKIDTIHIVGGGTQNQLLCQMAADACNCQVVAGPVEATAIGNLVLQAVASGDIGSLAEGREVIRNSFPVVTYEPKNSTMWDDAFPRFEKTCNV; encoded by the coding sequence ATGTCCAACAAGACTTACCTCGCCGTCGACCTGGGAGCTTCCAGTGGTCGCGTTCTCGGTGGCCGATTCGATGGCACGAAGCTGGAACTCGAGGAAGTTCATCGATTCGAGAACGGCCCAGTTGCCATGGCAGGGCACTTACACTGGGATCTACTGCGGCTCTGGCAAAATATCAAAGATGGCCTTACCGCTTCCGGCACGAAGTTTGGCCGCGAAATCAGCAGCATCGGGGTCGATACGTGGGGGGTCGACTTTGCCCTGCTCGGTCGCAATGACGAACTGCTGGGCAATCCCTATCATTACCGCGACCCCCGCACCAACGGCATGTTCGAACGGGCATTTGCCCAGGTCAGCCGCGAAGAGATCTTCGCCGAGACCGGCCTGCAGTTCATGGAGATCAACACGCTGTACCAGCTGCTCGCCATGCGGGATGCGAACAGTTCGATTCTGGAATCGGCTCAGAGTTTCCTCATGATGCCCGATATGTTCCACTGGCTGCTGACCGGAGAAAAAGGGAACGAACTGACCAACGCGACGACCTCGCAGCTCTTCAACCCAGTAACCAAGCAGTGGTCGCAGAAGTTGATCGACGGCTTCAACCTGCCGGGGCACATCTTCGGAGATATCGTCGACCCTGGCACGGTGGTGGGTCCGCTACGCACGGCGGTACTCGACCAGATTGGCCTCAGCGGAACGAACGTCGTCCGGCCCGGCACGCACGATACGGCATCGGCCGTAGTGGCTGTCCCCGCGAAAAGTTCGCCTGGCAAGATGCCCAACTGGTGCTATATCTCGAGCGGGACGTGGTCGCTGATGGGGGTCGAAACGCCGCACCCAATCATCAACGATCAGTGCGCCGAGTTTAACTACACCAACGAAGGAGGCGTCTACGGCACGACGCGGCTACTAAAGAACATTGCCGGACTTTGGCTCGTGCAGGAATGCCGCCGTATCTGGAAGCAGGGCGGCCACGAGTACGGTTATTCCGACCTGGTTCGCATGTCGCAGGAAGCGACGCCGTTGGCTTCGTTTGTGAACCCCGATCACCCTGACTTCGCCGCGCCTCAAGATATGCCGGCCCAGCTTCGCGATTTCTGCCAGCGCACCGGACAAACGGTCCCCGAGACCGACGGAGCCGTGATTCGCTGCGTACTGGAAAGCCTGGCGATGCGGTACCGCGTAGTGCATCGCAAACTGCAAGACCTGACCGGCACGAAGATCGATACGATTCACATCGTCGGCGGGGGAACGCAGAACCAATTACTTTGCCAGATGGCCGCCGACGCGTGCAACTGCCAGGTGGTGGCCGGGCCTGTCGAAGCGACCGCGATTGGGAATCTCGTACTGCAAGCGGTTGCTTCCGGAGACATCGGCAGCTTGGCCGAGGGACGCGAAGTCATCCGCAACAGCTTCCCCGTGGTGACGTACGAACCGAAGAACTCCACGATGTGGGACGATGCATTCCCCCGCTTTGAAAAGACCTGTAACGTCTGA
- a CDS encoding DUF6985 domain-containing protein — translation MSTYKHPELGQFELDFNIWLNEDATPHFVDGEIIVFFANGTEDAPSPESLEGYEWIAANWPQVLSLIEAQVWEYYEPYADNVEGVPKFNSVQEVWGTELLLGLNIVSKIDFEVTLQFEWQADEDDHEITFYVEDGQCDMHSVDG, via the coding sequence ATGAGCACCTACAAGCATCCTGAGCTAGGCCAATTTGAACTCGATTTCAACATCTGGCTCAATGAAGACGCGACGCCTCATTTTGTCGATGGCGAGATCATCGTGTTCTTTGCCAACGGAACTGAAGATGCCCCGTCGCCCGAGTCGTTAGAAGGATACGAGTGGATCGCGGCCAACTGGCCACAAGTCCTCTCGCTTATCGAAGCGCAAGTTTGGGAGTACTACGAGCCTTACGCCGACAACGTGGAAGGGGTTCCGAAGTTCAACTCGGTTCAAGAAGTATGGGGCACCGAGCTTCTTCTCGGATTGAACATTGTTTCTAAAATCGATTTTGAAGTGACCCTGCAATTCGAATGGCAAGCCGATGAAGATGATCACGAAATCACCTTCTATGTCGAAGACGGCCAGTGTGATATGCACTCGGTCGATGGCTAG